The following is a genomic window from Gavia stellata isolate bGavSte3 chromosome 3, bGavSte3.hap2, whole genome shotgun sequence.
TCAAAGTATTGCTTAAAAGAGAATCAGTTGTTTGATGTACAAATGtgtttatcttaaaaataaggttttttgtttgtgttgagTGCCTTGTTTGAAAGTGACAAGATAGAGTAGGATAGCCGGGCCTCTATTCCCATGTCAAATACTTTCAGAAATTAGGTAttactttgtttttccagtaaaataaaaatggttttaataAAGACCCTAAGGTGCTTGTGTGACGAATCAGACTGCTGGTGCACGGTAGGGCTTGGGGAAAGCTGGACTGATGCCAGTGTGCCAGCTTTAATGCAGAACCTGTTAAATAGCAGCACCCCCAAAAGAATGAGTTTTAACCTCTCTTCCAAACTGGTTTGGAGCATTAAACCAGTTCATGGAAATGTTGCTGGCAGTGTCTGTCTTCAGTTCAGAAATCAGCAGATAGCTAAAATAGTGCTTTATATTGTTTCCCTAGAAATAATCCAATCAGCTAATATACAGTTATAGTGTGGAGGTATTTGAAACAGTCTCATCTGGCATGGAGCACAGGTTAACTCCGAGCTTTACCGAAGTGGCTTTGCCAAGGCTGTCGGTGGTACTCTGAAATGGTGATTTACTGGTGGCAACTTCCCTCTGTGGTGCTCTGAGGAGGATGTAGCTGGCAATTTGCTGAAATAACACTTCATCTGGCGTATTAGCTTAGCCTGAGATGAGTGTGTTTGGGTTAGTGCCCTGGGTTGTGAATGGAAATGATTGTGGCACAGATATGTCACTGACTCTGCTGTAGGTGTTCTACcaagcagctgggagcagaggagctCACCACAGCTGCTCTTTCACTTAGTGCAAGTTGGAGCCCTTTGCTTTGGCATGGTGTTGCAAAAGAGAATGACCAAGTAGGGTCTCCTCCTTAGCTTTCTCAATAGCTTTTGAACAGATCCATGATGCATGGTGGCAAAGATTCTGGGGCAATCTTTAATGATTTTGCTGATGTATCATGCTTACAAGCCATTTTTGAAGCTTATAGCTCCTGATGCCTGTTTAAGTTTCTCGGGCTTCTGTGAAAGTGATggtaacttttcttttttaaacattgcAGTTGCTGATGATTCCACTCATCATGTCAGTACTTTATGTGTGGGCCCAGCTGAACAGAGACATGATTGTATCGTTTTGGTTTGGAACAAGATTTAAGGTACGTCAGACAGGATTTTGGAAAGGTTTCTGTCCAAAAGATGCACGTGAAGGTGGTGCGGggcaaaatacaaatattttctcttattaAAGATGTCCCATGCTTTCACATAGCTATATACTCCTTGAGATTCAGCAAAGACAAATTTCTTCATGGTCTTCTCTATGGTGTCACTCAGTGTGGCTTTACTGAAGAGATGTCCAGACAACTGAAATTCATCAgtctgaaaagaggaaaaaattcctGATAAACACTAACCTGGATAAAAGCTGAATGTAGGGACACCGTAGTGacaaaatgttaatattttaaattgttattCCCCGTGCAACCTCATCTGTTTCTGCCAGATCTTGTAGTGAGAACTCTTTTGATCATTCTTTCCAAAccttttcaaaatcagaaatgttAGGACTTTGTTTCAGATGTAAGCTTGCTGTGGAACATAGAGTGCAAAAGACGCATCTACTTGGTAATGTTTAAATGAGTGTGATTTGTCTAAAAAATGTTAGTGGTCGCTCAGTTTggagtatcacagaatcactaaggttggaaaagacctgtaagatcatcaagtccaaccattacaaaaaacaacaaaaaaaacccccaaaaaagacaaacaaaaaaacccacaccaccatgcccatcaagccacgtcccacaatgccacgtccacacactccttgaatacctcaagggatggtgactctaccacttccctgggcagtctgttccattgtgttaccactctctcagtaaggaaatttttcctaataccaagtctgaatctcccctggcgcaacttgaggccatttcctcttgtcctgtcactcatcacttgggagaagagaccaacacccacctctctgcaacctcctttcaggtagttgtagagagcgatgaggtctcccctcagcctcctcttctccaggctaaacagccccagctccctcagccgctcctcataagacttgtgctccagacccctcaccagcttcgtcgcccttctctggacgtgctccagcacctcaatgtccttcttgtagtgcggggcccaaaactgaacacagtattcgaggtgcggcctcaccagcgccgagtacagaggcacgatcacctccctactcctgctggccacactatttctgatacaggccaggatgccgttggccttcttggccacctgggcacactgctggctcatattcagccagctgtcgaccaacacccccaggtccttttctgcgggggagctttccagccactccttcccaagcctgtagcattgcctggggttgttgtggccaaagtgtagaacccggcacttggccttgttgaacttcatccaattggcctgggcccatccatccagcctgtccagatccctctgcagagccttcctaccctcaagcagatcaacactccctcccagcttggtgtcatctgcaaacttgctgagggcgcactcgatcccctcatccagatcatcaataaagatattaaacaagaccggccccaaaactgagccctgggggactccgcttgtgaccggccaccaactgggtttcgctccattcaccacaactctctgggctcggccatccagccagttttttacccagtgaagagtgcacctgtctaaaccacgagtcgccagcttcccctggagaatactgtggggaacagtgtcaaaggctttgctgaagtccaggtaggcaacatccacagcctctccctcacccactaggcgggtcacctggtcatagaaggagatcaggttggtcaagcaggacctgcctttcatgaacctgtgcttgctgggcctgatccctgggttgtcctgcatgtgccccgtgagcgccctcaagatgaacctctccataacctttcccggcaccgaggtcaggctgacaggcctgtagttccccggatcctccttccgacccttcttgtagatgggcgtcactttggcaatcctccagtcgtccgggacctcccccgttaaccaggactgttgataaatgagagcggcttggcaagctcctccgccagctccctcagcacccttgggtggatgccatcaggccccatagacttgtgggtgtccaggtggcatagcaggtcattaactgcatcctcctggatcacggggagtttgttctgctctccatccctgtcatccagctcagggagctgaataccctgaggatacctggtgtggctgttaaagactgaggcaaagaagacattaagtacctcagccttttcctcatccttcgtgacaatgttccccgccgcatccagtagaggatggagatcctccttggccctctttttgttgttaatgtatttatagaagctttttttgttatccctcatgaccgtggccaggttgagctctagttgggctttcgcctttctaattccctccctgcatgacctaacgaggtccttgtactcttcttcacttgcctgccccttcttccaaaggtgataaattctctttttttccctgagtctcagcaaaagctccttgttcagccaggacGGTCATCTTCCCCACTTTGTTAGGTAGAATCTGCTTAAGTTAATATATCAGGATTTGTGGAATGCCTAAAACATTGAGGTTATAATCATGCTTATTAATGCAGTGGGAAGTTGAGCAGATTTATGTCCTTAACTTGTACTTAAAACTTCTCTGTCTTCGTTGTGTTCTTTTTCAGGCCTGTTACCTTCCATGGGTTATTCTGGGATTCAACTACATCATTGGCGGATCGTATGTATTTACTTCTGGCAAATTTGAAGTTATAAAAGCTTTTACGGCTATTGAACTTACTGCTGAATTTAGaagcaatattaaaataagAGGCTTAAAGCTGTATAATCTGACTGATGATGCTCAGTGTCACATGGTGGTCATTTAAGATAAAGAGGAGATATGCATGTGAGAACTAGAGATACAGGTGAGGGGAAAGTAATaagaattttgtttattttctagtAAATCTATGCATTAGGCCTTTTCCTTACTAAAAGAGTAACGCACAGTAAAGAAAGATGTCATCCCATATGACCACCTGTCATGACTGATTTTAGAAACAAATTTAGCTTGACTCTGATAGTGCTGTTACTTCTTTGCCTCACAACCTCGCCCAACatgctgtttttttcagcttgtgaaACAAGGGAAAATGGCAATAAAAGCCCCCAGAGTTCCTTGTTAGCAGCTGCTGAATTCGTTGGTCTGTCTTGGGTTTCTTTGACTAAACTCTGTGATGCAGAAATCCCCTCTGTGCACGGTCTTTCCCATTGGTGCCCTGCATTGGTTGGGACCTGTTGGTGCCGCTGTAACACAGTTAGTGACAATAACAAGTTATGTGGTTGATTTATAAAAGGAGGAGATAGTACAGCAAAACCAAATTCCCTTTTCTGGCTGTGCCTCCTACCGACTCATCCGTCACTTGAGAAAACTGCTTGCTGTTAGATACCTGCTGTTTCTATGCATGACAGAAGATCCTCAAGGGCCTCCATTCAGCAGTGTTTTTGCAATATTGGGAACAAAACAGTTCAGTACAGCAGGAGACAGGTTGTCCAGTGAAAACAGCAGTAACGTCTCAAGCTCTGCAGACTATTATTTTAGACACTAATAGCTGTACGGTCTAATTCCCTGATGTAAACAAgtatttaattgcattttcagtgcAGACTTGTAGAGAAGGCTTGGAAGGGAGGGTGGAACAGCCTGTTGATGTGTTGGCACTGAAGGTTGGGCCTTCTAAAGTAGTGGCTGCAAAAtgctgagggaagggaaatTTTCTGTGGCTCACGGCCCTGGCAATGCCTGTGGCAGGTGAACAGTAGTACCTGACAGAAGGTGGTCAGAGAAGAGAGCATCTGAAacaattctttttcctttgccttgcAGAGTCATCAACGAGCTGATAGGAAATCTGGTTGGAcacctgtatttcttcttaatGTTTAAATATCCAATGGATCTGGGAGGAAGGAATTTTCTGTCCACACCTCAGTTCCTGTAAGCTGGCTTTATTCTTTAGCTCACTGTTTGTTTGGTCCAATTTTCTGTATTGTTCATCAGACATGTATTTGCTGGGATTGTGAGGTGTAAAAAATTTCGCTAAATCAACCTGCTTCAGACTGTCATAGTGACTGTGCTACTGAGTCATCAAAAATGTTGAGTTTGTTGTAAATGGCCCATATGAGAGTTCTTTGTTGACCCCTATGGATGGCTTGTGTCCTTTACCCACTCTTAAGAGTGAGAGTAAAAGTCGTAGTTCTGCTAGTGAATTGAGCTGTAGTAGAGAGAACTCCCTAACAACTATCAGATGGTatcaaaaaaattgttttgtccTGTAAATGatattttatctgtattttcatgTATCATTACAGTAGCTACCAGTTCAGCAACCTGCAACAATAATAGGAGCCAGTTGCAGACTTGTTCAGGACTATAATACGTATTCTGCTTTGCAGTCGGTACCAGTCACCTTGACTGAGACTGCAGGTTTTGGTTTCTGTAGTGCTTTTTCTTGCGATCTGTTCATTGTTTTGGCATTGAAAGACTATGATCAGAAGACAAAGTTTGTAGCTTCAGTTCCCTTGTCCTCATCCTTTTGGGTTGTAAATATTCTTTCTCTATCAAACTTTAGTTAGCAACTCCAGTTAACCCTTTTTGTAGCATAAACTCTTAATTATAAGATGCAAAGTTGAATTACAGTTAGGCTTTCTGTACAAGTTTTCATGAGTAGGGAAGCTTTGTATTCTACTTTTGTGTTTGCAAGCCCTCCTGGTAAACCTAATTTTCCATTAAGATAAGAAGACAAAATGGTGgtttaaaatgtctttcaagGTAATAACAGCTGTGAAACTGCCATCAATCTTGTTGGTTATGTGTAATTCTCTTGATTCCTCAAAggtgtatttaatttttctctgtgtttgagAAGCAGGAACAGAAGTACTGCAAACATCTCTGAAGAGGGATAAATTCTGCCTTTGCCCTGTAAtgttttgttagaaaaagaTGCTGTGATGAATTACAGATACTTTTAATAATGAAGAACTTTTTCTATACAGGATTGCTTTTCTTGTAGAAAGGAATCTGGTTTTTATGTCTGGGCCTCAGATTTTCATGATCAAATTCAGCAAAGAATTTGCAGGAGCATGGTGTAACTATGGTAGAGCTGAATTGACTCTGCATTGATGGCATCCCTTGCAAAATGCAGAAGCTGTATTTTAGGTCACTCTTTCTATTTAAATGGTAGCCTAAGTTGGATGATAAGGTCTTACAGCTCTAATTTGCTCTGGCCACATCACTTGAGCTTTGATTTCAGAAGGCTAGTTGCTTGAACCCGTTTCCCTTAGTCTCTTTGGTCCTCAGTTCCTCAGGAATGTTTACTTGGAGAGCAGCGAGATGGTTGGATGCTGTGGTAACAGGAGCTTTGTAACTgttgaagagagagagatgctcAGAAGTGATTtggaattttttattaattctccaggaaaaaaaggagagaagttAGGGGAATTCAGTTTGTATCACAGCATTTATTCTCAACAATGAGACTCCCTTATCATgtgttttttccctgtgtttggATTATTGTATATAACTATATCCCAGAGACGGAAGTTCCTCAGAATTCCCACTTCTCAATGTCCTGAGGGCTTAGATTTGGAAAGAATTCTGTGAAGTACTGCTGTGAAAAGCCAGTTTTATTGAAAAGTCTAGCAGCTAAAAGGAAGTGCATGAAAAAGTAGTCTAGCATTTACCCCCAAGGTACAGGTCTTTCTCAAACTCtgtccttttcttctggcttgtccTAGATACCGCTGGCTGCCAAATAGGAGAGGAGGAGTGTCGGGGTTTGGTGTCCCACCTGCTAGCATGAGAAGAGCTGCAGAAGATCAGCAGGGTGGTGGAAGACACAACTGGGGCCAAGGTTTCCGGCTAGGTGACCAATGAAGAGCTCCTGCCCTTGGAAAATGGACGTAGGACCGACCCTTCCTGGTGCAGAGCATGCTTAAGAACTGAGCTCTCTGTAGCACTGTTGGATTTAACTGATTAGAAAGAATGTTTCTGGTTCAAGAGAAAATTATAAACTccagaagggaaaaatgtaGATCTTGCTCCAGGTTAGCCAGTAGTGTCCAATTTGAttctgccattaaaaaaagccttctttATACAGTATTGTCTGTCTGTCACAACCGGCATCCGTTATGCCATCTTGTTGCGTGATGTGATGGAACAAGCTAATGGTGTTCTGTCTCACCTGGTACATTAAAAGCTTTGTTGATCATAGTAAGGTAAGAATCCAGTGTGAGGCAGATGGATCAAACTAACCCCAAAGTTTaggaagctgatttttttccatagctGTGCTTAGGTCCCAGGGTCTTTGGAAACATTATTTAAGTGATGTCTCTCTGCTGCATTCATAAAGCAATGTTTCATTTCCATTATTAAGCTGTATTTTGAGGAGAGTTTTTTTCTTGCCGTGCAGCATTTGTCCTACCTGCTACAGCATGGGATGGGTAAGACTAAGGCTAAGAGGGCTTTCATTTGAAATTGCAATAACAGATATTCACAGAATTGAAATCTCTGAACTCTTCATGACATGTTACAAGGCTTGCTCTGTTTAAACTGAAGTTGtctggcttgttttttttttccctcagatCTGTGAATTCTTGGCTTCAAAGTTTCTGGTTTGATTGCAAAATTGGGTAGCACAAGTACTACTTAAACTAGAAAATGTAACATATCATTGTGGTTAATGTAAAGGGTACTGACTGCAGCATTATGTTTGTTAACTGAATCTTCAGCTTTCTCTTAAAAGCTTTAAGACATCAAAGAATCAAAGCTGGAAGTAAACTTTTCCAGGGTCAAGATACAATAGAACAGATTGCTTTACTACAGGACTCTGTCATTGTCAAATAAGAAATTATGTACACTGTTTATTAGTATCTGTACTGTTTTGGTAAAACTTTTTGACATGGAGAAGGGAATGATTCTGTACAGTAGTTTTTCTCATACTGAGTTCCTGTGGGCAGAGCACAGGGCTAAGATCCAAGAAGCTGTAATGCTAGCTTGTTACTGACTCACTGCATGGACTTGAGCAAACTTCTTACTCAGTTTTCCCAGCTGTAAGAAGGACTCATGCATGTCTCAGCATTCTTAAAAAGTAGCTGTCCCTGACTCCCCTAGGTGTGAGCTGCTAGTGAGCAAGGTAAGGCTGAGGTTCACATAAATGACAACACTTAAGCTAGGAATGCAATTACTCTAAGCTTAATCAGACTTCTaacttcctttttgtttaataGTTGGAGGAAGAAGAGCACCATCACTAGGATGAGATTCAAGTCTTTGACTAAATTTCCCTTTAgcatttgtctgtctttttactGGGTAGGTAGGGCACAGAAGGCTGTTCTGCCCCAACTCAGGTATCTCGGATATCTATAAGTAGGTGAAGTGAATCTGGGCCAAAAGATTTTTATTACTAATTTGTTTCTTCACTAAACCTGGGTTCTGAAGGTTTAAAAACTTGTAAATACTACTTGATGTGAAACTGGGTGGAAAATAAGCAGTTGGACTGGAAGGTGTCAGGTGgcttgcttggaaaaaaaatgtgtgctcCATTTCTTCACTGCAACTCAGTTTTGTTGATCCGACTTGcagaaaaatgtagaaaactGGTAATGATCATATTGTGTGCTTAGGTTTTACAGGAACTTGGAGTTCAGATATCACCTGCCATTTTTGTCCATTCAGTGATAAGTTTTGAAGATGCTCTTGTCTCTTTCTCTGTATAAAATGGTAGGTAGAAAAGAGGACTGCAGTGTTGTAAATACTAATCTATTGTTGACCGACAGCTGTTATTTGATGCTAACTTGGAAAGTCTGAGAACGATCATTTTTATAGGAGTCATGATGTAGTTGGTGTTTTTATTCATAGTAATACCACTGTCTCCAAAGCATTTGTCTTCATTGTGAGTCAGGACCTAACTGTTAAGTGAAGATGCAATAGTTTGTGACTCAGCTAAAACCCTGGCACACTCAAATTGCAGAACATCCTCGTACAGAAGGCCAGAAGGAAGGCTTGAGTGGGAGGAAGGATGGTAAAAATCATTGTCCTGGCCCAGCGCACTGTGCTGGGTCTTGCTTTCTAGTGTATCCTCCCTCTATAAATTAAGATGAAAAGGGTTGCAAGGAAGATAGACTTCTGATAGGTCTTGATTAGCTTTTGAGCTGCTTCAAGTCCATTTACTTTGGTTTATGGAAAATTCACTTCAGAATTCCATATTATGAGctcagtttgttttttctctaatttGTTGCTTGACCTGAAGCACTGTTTGTCCTCCAGCATACACTGACAATGGCAGTGTCTTGTTAAATGAGTAccttctttcttattttgtaCAGATAATTTCCCTTTTTGTAATCAATTTTTGTTGgcaaagttttaaattaaagttttaATCTCTGTTACTGTCTCTGTTTCGCTAAATCATATTTCAGCTTAAGACAAGCCTTGTGATCTGCACATCTCTGGGAAACGTCTGAGAGCTCTATTGTGATACCTCCTCCTGCTGTTGATAAAAGTACTCAAGAAAACAACCTGCTTTTGGGTGGGAGTCTTGTCTTCTCTATCGGTTGCAAAATTGtaaaggcattttctttgtctctgtTTATCACCGTGAGTTTTGACAGTCTGTGTCCTTCCTGGGCTATTATCATTTTAGAGCTTTTTTTGTATACTTGAGGATTCATTCTTTATTGTCCTCTGGGAGGAAGTATCCTTCTCCTCACCCTCAAACTTCATGGATTGGTAGAGATCACCTACTTTTGCAGGGGTAAGCTTGATATTCTGCAATACCCTCTCTCTGTCCAGCCAGATGTGCACAGCTGTCAAAATTCCTTTTGAGGCTTTTAACTGATTTGGAGACACATTGAGCGTCCTCTGAATGACTCTTCTGGTTCTCATCATTTGTCTGACTGCACTTTTCCTGTTCGTCACCATAGAGGCACCAAAGAAGATCATGGACTTGGTATGTAAGGCACTGTGTGAATTTGTTGTGCTCCTTGAACTGGAAAGTCTTGGTCCATACTAAATGCACCAGATAGAACAGCGTGGCAAGCATGTGCCTTTCGATTTTGCTCCAGCTGCATGAACAGTCAGTGGAACAGCCAGGAATATGAAATCAAATGCTTCTAAAATGCTACATCTTTCATTCCTCTCACTTTGTCTTGGCAACAGCTCTTCTCTCAACATGACTCGGTCATGTGGTGTTGCCAGTGACTTAATGAGAAACTGGACCTGTTGCTTCGTTTTGTCATCTAATTGTCACATTAGGAAAACTTGAGGCTTTACTTCTCAGAATAGCGTATTGTTTGCAATACAACGTAAGattctttctgtgtttatatATCACTGTGTACTTTATCAGGGAGGAAGACTGCTTTGCCTTGATGGTTAAGGTAGTGAGCTAGAGAGATACATACTAATTTACAGTCTGAAGCTTCTGATATGACAAGTCACCTAATGGCTTTGTAATCCTGTTCGGCATCCATAACATGAAGATGATTCATATTCTCCCTTGTTCTGTGCTAGTCTTAGGATGATGGATCAGTTTGTACTTGCCAGAGTATGGCAGAGCACTAATTTTGGTGAAGATGTTCTTAGCATTGCTATCGCCTGTGGTAGTAAAtggcttttcttgttttgtgtgtCCCTAGATTCTTATTTTGCCAGGGATGATATGCACATGCCAGTGTGACTTGAAATTCAGAATTGAGTCTGTTGTCatgattttattaatttaagtTAAATATGTAATATGTATGTATTACGCAGAAGCACTTACATCTAAAAGGTGATGATATGCAGATTTCTAgtactgaaaagatgaaaagacttcagctgcttttatttttcaagcacACTTTTTTGGTGATGAAAGGAGTTCTGTTCGCAGCAGTGGCTCACCCTTTTATCATCTGGAACATGATCTAGGAGGACTGATTACAACACTTGTGAGCAAGAGTTGCATAAAAGGAGCTGTAACTGGGATGCTGCCGAGGCCTCTGCAGAATCTTGTTCATGtcggaggggaaaaaaagtgatgaTGAAACCTTAATTCTGGTGCCTGgaggtggtttgggtttttgttttgttttcctgtcccCCACCAAAGGACAAAGCCCTTGCAAAATGGCAAACAGCTCTGCAGGCCAGGTTTCTCTGGACTACTAACTAGCCATAAGTCTCCCACGATGAAGATCATGGCAACTCGAGGCAGtgtttaaaatcaaaaccaccACAGTCTTGCACCAGAATGTTTACATTTGTTTCTTAAAGGGCTTGTGTGTATTTAGTCCCTGTACTGGCCATGGATGAAAGGACACCAGAGGGATCCCTATATTAATGGTTTCATTGACTTGTCACTGTAACTGGAGGTGTGAGGATGCTTGCCTGCACCAAGCCTTGGGCTTGCCAAGCTGCCTGGTAAGTCCCTTCACACTACAGAGTTCAGGTCACCTTGCAGTAGCTAGTTAAGTGTAGGAAGTTTCTTTGCACTAAtgtttccctttgctttcaAGTTAGTGTATGGGTTACCCACCGTTAACCCTAATTGACCCCTCAGcctgttttaaaatcaaaacatccTCACCTACTCCAACTGGAGAGGCTTTTTGTAGCACTTGTCTTCATTAAGACTTACTTGGCTGGCACTGCTCAGTGTTAGTGCTGTAAAAACTCTACCAGGCAATCAGGTACAAAGTTCGTTCACAGTTACAAGAGGGGAGAAGACTAAGGGGTCTTCCTGTTGCCCGTCCCTCCCTGTGCAGTGGGGCGGTGTGCTTCTTGTATCAGTCTGGAGGGGCTACTGCCCTCTTTTGCCGTCCATATAGTGCCCTTCCTGCATAGTGCTGTGCCTGTACATAGGAGAAGGTCTCAGATCAGTGCAATCAAAACTGTTTGGGTTGCCTGAGGCTTGGGCAGCAAGTGCTCGTAGCTCCAAGCTGTGGGGAGCAAATACTATGACGGAGGAATGCAACTCAAGTTATGTTGTTGCTtctttatttaatgaaaatacagtttatatATGGTGTTTGTGGATGTATGAGGTAGAGAAGCCTAAGGtactaatttttcaaatattttacatcAGTCAGGAAGGGAACTAAAGATGCTGAGAAGCTGGGTTTTAACTGGACTTgagaatgggaagaaaataatttatcaagGATTGTATTCATTGTCTGATCaaagaatgtttttcaaagtgcttttttccccaatatgGGCTCATAAAGTGGCAGTCTCTGTTCAggctgcaaagaaaagcaatgccTGTCTCTGTCCTCATCTACTGAATCCTTAACCCCACAGCAGGTGGAGGGGCAAGATGAGACACTATTTAGTATTTGTACCCGCAACTGGACTCAGCAGATAAGCCTTTCACTAGAAGGAGGCCTTGAGCACAGGTCTGTAACACTGCTTTACCTGTCTTTTTAAGCAGTTGTTCGTTAACTCTGAACTGCCTGTGCTTATTGCTGTTATGAATTTAAGCaattgcagaaagaaaatggcaatgTGTGTGCCTTGGGCTTTGGCCTTGTTTGTATTCGGGGCTCAGGCTAAAGAGTTAACTGTAACTGACGTTAATGTTTCAGTATTTTGACTTAGGAGCTTTTACATacagattaattttcttaaaagctgATTCAAAGCCTGGATACTagagggtttgggttttttaatgtataaacGAGTAGGAAGGTTAGTCCTGTTCTCTGTCTCGCCCTTCTTCCCCAAGGTATGTAATTTAAGATAAAAATCCAATTAATGTTCAGAAAGTACAGCAAAGATTCTGGGGCACCATCAAGAAGATCGAACACCCCGAAGCTTTATGCAACCAATGGCATAAAGACTGCACTTTTATTGTTCTTTCAGCCCTTGTGTTGtgtaaattaagaaaa
Proteins encoded in this region:
- the DERL1 gene encoding derlin-1 isoform X1, producing the protein MSDLGDWFRSIPLITRYWFAGSIAVPLIGKLGLVSPVYLFLWPDAFINRFQIWRPITATFFFPVGPGTGFLYLVNLYFLYQYSSRLETGAFDGRPADYMFMLLFNWICIVITGLAMDMQLLMIPLIMSVLYVWAQLNRDMIVSFWFGTRFKACYLPWVILGFNYIIGGSVINELIGNLVGHLYFFLMFKYPMDLGGRNFLSTPQFLYRWLPNRRGGVSGFGVPPASMRRAAEDQQGGGRHNWGQGFRLGDQ